In the genome of Ignavibacteria bacterium, one region contains:
- a CDS encoding T9SS type A sorting domain-containing protein, which translates to MKPFYSIIIFISLMFFVANINAQSHDEVYREANPEQTVQTDNSPYANLLAQIANAKKAGNFEQYKQLSEQLKSQFPEKFHYSQDAFQIRAQYPEGNMKAPFIEGDWGPGDVRLYPRNVFTGNARNNKTLDLEVDSLGNKYAAFIVSTRDSIKLYKSTNDGTIWTNFQTVIIAAPLQFHSFDMFITDSANAFRIGISCAVNTIGSENDGQLFWISMTTEGTGFRAASIYATPAGSGYANPSITSDGFLYSAGLTYWYTAYQRVNSGTGAGNQLLCSFSTDWGWTWRIDTVRNTFNDFSIDIEYNSYPTADSIYVIMTNDVTPANPNLRLMRVWLGILGNSPAWTQFNINASAQPELECELAVNRQNNGMAIVFREDFGAANGNARYNYWVPGLSSWWGNTADISANPNNESRPRIDCQERQGAYRVSFVSQDVLYDTVIYTSTTDITSGFAGRTIVNQTNDGSTIISPDVAGFRSGGGFGGGVTFAGFSSSVWYDGSNITPTGINPNNGIVEQYTLSQNYPNPFNPVTNIKFSLPVKGFASLVVYDALGREVATLINSELNAGSYTVDFNASSLSSGVYFYKLTANNFSDVKKMLLVK; encoded by the coding sequence ATGAAACCGTTCTACTCCATAATTATATTTATTTCATTGATGTTTTTTGTTGCCAATATCAATGCTCAGTCCCATGACGAAGTTTACAGAGAGGCAAATCCGGAACAAACCGTTCAAACGGATAACTCTCCTTATGCAAATTTATTAGCGCAAATTGCCAATGCAAAGAAAGCAGGTAACTTTGAGCAATATAAACAACTAAGTGAGCAGTTAAAAAGCCAATTTCCTGAAAAATTTCATTATTCGCAGGATGCATTTCAAATAAGAGCACAGTATCCTGAAGGAAATATGAAAGCTCCTTTCATAGAAGGGGATTGGGGTCCGGGCGATGTAAGGCTTTACCCGAGGAATGTCTTTACGGGTAATGCAAGAAATAATAAAACTCTTGACCTGGAAGTAGATTCCCTCGGAAATAAATATGCAGCTTTTATTGTAAGCACGAGAGACTCGATAAAGCTTTATAAATCCACAAATGATGGAACCATATGGACAAATTTTCAGACTGTCATCATTGCCGCCCCTTTGCAATTTCATTCTTTTGATATGTTCATAACAGATTCTGCGAATGCATTTAGAATCGGAATTTCCTGTGCTGTAAATACTATCGGAAGTGAAAATGACGGACAACTTTTCTGGATAAGTATGACAACAGAGGGTACAGGATTTCGTGCAGCGAGCATTTATGCAACGCCTGCAGGTTCAGGATATGCAAATCCTTCAATCACATCAGACGGATTTTTGTACAGCGCAGGACTAACATATTGGTACACGGCATACCAGAGAGTAAACTCCGGAACTGGCGCAGGAAACCAGCTTCTTTGTTCATTCTCTACGGACTGGGGTTGGACATGGAGAATTGATACGGTTAGAAATACTTTTAATGATTTTAGTATTGATATAGAATATAATTCTTATCCTACGGCTGATTCCATTTATGTCATAATGACAAACGATGTTACTCCCGCAAATCCTAATTTAAGGCTTATGAGAGTATGGCTCGGTATTCTCGGAAACTCGCCGGCTTGGACACAATTTAACATCAATGCAAGTGCCCAACCGGAATTGGAATGCGAATTAGCAGTCAACAGACAAAATAACGGAATGGCAATTGTCTTCAGAGAAGATTTCGGTGCTGCAAACGGAAATGCAAGATATAATTATTGGGTACCGGGATTAAGCAGCTGGTGGGGGAACACCGCTGATATATCTGCCAATCCTAATAATGAAAGCAGACCGAGAATTGATTGTCAGGAAAGACAAGGAGCATATCGAGTGAGCTTCGTGTCTCAGGATGTTTTATATGACACGGTTATTTATACTTCCACAACAGATATTACATCAGGATTTGCAGGCAGAACTATTGTAAATCAAACTAATGACGGTTCAACAATAATTTCTCCTGATGTAGCAGGTTTCAGAAGTGGTGGCGGATTCGGTGGCGGAGTTACTTTTGCAGGGTTTTCATCAAGTGTCTGGTATGATGGTTCAAACATTACTCCAACCGGCATAAATCCGAATAACGGAATCGTTGAGCAATATACTCTTTCTCAGAATTATCCGAATCCTTTTAACCCGGTAACAAATATTAAATTTAGTTTGCCTGTAAAAGGATTTGCAAGTCTTGTTGTTTATGACGCTCTCGGAAGAGAAGTTGCGACTCTGATTAACTCTGAATTAAATGCCGGCTCGTATACAGTTGATTTCAATGCGTCTTCATTATCATCAGGGGTTTATTTCTATAAGCTAACCGCAAATAATTTCTCTGACGTAAAGAAAATGCTTTTGGTAAAATAA
- a CDS encoding tetratricopeptide repeat-containing sensor histidine kinase, whose protein sequence is MSKTKNNIVKKDSYKDSPAELSSKPLNGELSDEFTETSNEEALRELIDKQNDENAALRYNNPISAIKNSQEILKQSKEINYVKGQAKAYLNIASGNLALGDAQKAIEYSKIALDHYAKIDNKAGIASTYGSLSSAYSSLGDYELALRYAFEALKFANEISNERNKAYLLNNIGNIHEAIGDYEEALDYYFQSLELKEKINEEPSTTFTLMNIGLVYIELQDYEKAREYLNQGLRTLRKLKNLDGMANVINNLGMIESHTGNYKKAVDLYSEVVDIRRQLKDRKHEAGVLINLAYNLHKTGKVKEAMNEINHAMKILNEIEMPEFKSTGYSTLGDIYLDEKQYEEAYYNYTKALEIAKKIKNKKLIFRLHSSLSDYYERKGDYKKALEEIKTSEKIQKDLITEKTLLKTKSFNIKYEVKKFREEKAAAEKKSKEIMEALKKVEHLNKKLIDLDKDKNEMIGIVAHDMRNPVSTIIMITDQLLEDFNALKKEELVSSIEDIKATSEKMLNLLKNILNLNLIEAGKIELKPTKLNLVNSIKKSVDAFKKHAQQKNINLIFNTKEKSITAKYDKDAFSQILDNLLSNAIKFTPKNKNVFVNVSRNEKIARIEIIDEGEGIRKEEISKLFQKYSRLSSTPTGGETSNGLGLSIAKKFTEEMHGRLWCESVYGKGAKFVIELPVMTD, encoded by the coding sequence TTGAGTAAAACCAAAAATAATATCGTAAAAAAAGATTCTTATAAAGATTCTCCTGCCGAGCTTAGCAGTAAGCCGCTTAACGGAGAGCTTAGTGATGAATTCACTGAAACGTCTAATGAAGAAGCTCTCAGGGAATTAATCGACAAGCAGAATGATGAGAATGCTGCGCTGAGGTATAATAATCCAATTTCGGCAATCAAAAATTCGCAAGAGATACTAAAGCAGTCGAAAGAAATTAATTATGTCAAAGGGCAGGCAAAAGCATATTTAAATATTGCTTCGGGAAATCTTGCGCTCGGTGATGCACAAAAAGCAATCGAGTATTCAAAGATTGCTCTTGATCATTATGCGAAGATAGACAACAAAGCAGGAATTGCATCTACTTACGGTTCATTGAGCAGCGCTTATTCAAGTCTGGGAGATTATGAGCTTGCGCTGAGGTATGCGTTTGAAGCGCTGAAATTTGCAAATGAAATCAGCAATGAACGGAATAAAGCATACCTATTAAATAACATAGGCAACATTCACGAAGCAATCGGCGACTATGAGGAAGCACTGGATTACTATTTTCAAAGTCTGGAGCTAAAAGAAAAAATTAATGAAGAGCCAAGCACAACGTTCACGCTAATGAACATAGGACTTGTATATATTGAGCTTCAGGATTATGAAAAGGCACGTGAGTATTTAAATCAGGGATTGAGAACTTTAAGGAAACTGAAAAACCTTGATGGGATGGCAAACGTCATTAACAATCTAGGAATGATTGAAAGCCATACAGGTAATTACAAAAAAGCAGTCGACCTTTATTCCGAGGTGGTTGATATCAGAAGACAGCTTAAAGACAGAAAACACGAGGCAGGAGTGCTGATAAACCTTGCTTATAATCTTCATAAGACAGGCAAAGTAAAGGAAGCGATGAACGAGATTAATCACGCGATGAAAATTTTGAATGAGATTGAGATGCCTGAGTTTAAATCCACCGGATACAGCACTCTCGGTGATATTTACTTAGATGAGAAACAATATGAAGAAGCATATTATAATTACACAAAAGCGCTTGAAATTGCCAAGAAAATAAAAAACAAGAAGTTGATTTTCAGACTGCATAGCAGTCTTTCGGATTATTATGAAAGAAAAGGCGATTACAAAAAAGCCCTTGAAGAGATAAAAACTTCTGAAAAAATTCAAAAAGACCTGATAACTGAGAAGACTCTGCTTAAGACAAAAAGCTTTAACATAAAATATGAAGTAAAAAAATTCCGGGAAGAAAAAGCAGCCGCAGAAAAAAAGAGCAAGGAGATTATGGAAGCTCTTAAAAAAGTCGAACACCTTAATAAAAAATTAATCGATTTAGACAAAGATAAAAACGAAATGATTGGCATTGTTGCGCATGACATGCGGAATCCTGTTTCAACGATTATTATGATAACCGATCAGCTTCTCGAAGATTTCAACGCCTTAAAAAAAGAGGAACTTGTATCCAGCATTGAGGACATTAAAGCAACTTCCGAAAAAATGCTTAACCTTCTGAAGAACATTTTAAACCTGAATTTAATCGAAGCTGGAAAAATTGAGTTAAAGCCGACTAAACTAAACCTTGTGAATTCCATAAAAAAATCCGTTGATGCGTTTAAAAAACATGCCCAGCAAAAAAATATAAATCTAATTTTTAATACCAAAGAAAAATCAATAACAGCCAAGTATGATAAAGATGCATTCTCACAGATATTGGATAACCTTCTTTCCAACGCCATAAAGTTTACACCCAAAAATAAAAATGTTTTTGTGAATGTATCACGCAACGAAAAAATTGCAAGAATTGAAATTATTGATGAAGGCGAAGGCATCAGGAAAGAGGAAATAAGTAAACTATTTCAGAAGTATTCACGCTTAAGCTCGACTCCGACAGGCGGAGAGACCTCGAACGGATTAGGACTTTCTATTGCAAAAAAATTTACAGAAGAAATGCACGGAAGATTATGGTGTGAAAGTGTGTACGGCAAAGGTGCAAAATTCGTCATCGAACTGCCCGTAATGACAGATTAA
- the rseP gene encoding RIP metalloprotease RseP has protein sequence MELFNTIFYFLIVIGILVFVHEFGHFAAARMMGMRAEVFALGIGYRLFGWNKVTGFSFGKMKENVELGDHTDYRLCAFPIGGYVKVAGMVDESMDKNFIEEAPKPWEFRSKPVWKRMVVITAGVIMNILLAFFIFYALTLIKGKNLTETTTVGYVSINTPAYSAGIRPGDRILSINNNPVHYWEDITSSIYIDNLGEALTFAINRNGKDTVIRVTKEQLGDITEKNVGLFPEKVMPLVNMVVSGKPAELAGLQVNDIITEFNGVKISNSQQLIETIKANANRTSEIKWTRDGQVMSGMVTPGVDSTIGIGISAKYEGPVKTENYNVISAVPKAASDMYYYGVEVFFSSIYKIIKGDIPFNKAIGGPVKIAQVSAQSAEGGIFTFISFLALLSMSLAVINILPFPALDGGHFVMLAYEGIVRRPVPYKVQIVLQNVGFALLLVLMLFVIYNDIISL, from the coding sequence ATGGAATTATTTAACACAATATTTTACTTTCTGATAGTTATCGGAATACTTGTTTTTGTCCACGAATTTGGACATTTCGCGGCAGCCAGAATGATGGGAATGCGCGCGGAAGTTTTTGCTTTGGGAATCGGATACAGATTATTCGGATGGAATAAAGTAACCGGATTTTCATTCGGCAAAATGAAAGAAAACGTCGAGCTTGGCGACCATACGGATTACCGTTTATGCGCCTTCCCTATCGGCGGATATGTTAAAGTAGCGGGAATGGTTGACGAATCTATGGATAAAAATTTCATAGAAGAAGCTCCGAAACCTTGGGAGTTCCGCTCAAAGCCCGTTTGGAAAAGAATGGTTGTTATAACCGCAGGTGTTATAATGAACATCCTGCTTGCATTTTTTATTTTTTATGCGCTCACGCTTATCAAAGGAAAAAATTTAACCGAGACAACAACCGTCGGTTATGTAAGCATAAATACACCGGCATATAGTGCAGGCATAAGACCAGGCGACAGAATTCTTTCAATCAATAATAATCCTGTTCATTACTGGGAAGACATTACTTCTTCCATTTACATTGATAATCTTGGAGAAGCATTGACTTTTGCAATTAACAGGAACGGAAAAGATACCGTCATAAGAGTTACAAAAGAACAGCTTGGCGATATCACCGAAAAGAACGTCGGGTTGTTTCCCGAAAAAGTTATGCCTCTTGTGAATATGGTTGTATCAGGCAAACCGGCTGAATTAGCAGGATTGCAGGTGAATGACATTATAACTGAATTTAACGGCGTTAAGATAAGCAACTCACAACAATTGATTGAAACGATTAAAGCAAATGCTAACAGAACTTCTGAAATTAAATGGACGCGCGATGGTCAGGTGATGTCGGGAATGGTTACGCCGGGAGTTGACTCAACAATCGGAATAGGCATAAGCGCAAAATACGAAGGACCTGTTAAGACCGAAAATTACAACGTAATCAGCGCAGTTCCAAAAGCGGCTTCGGATATGTATTATTACGGTGTTGAGGTTTTCTTTAGTTCGATTTACAAAATCATAAAGGGCGACATTCCTTTTAATAAAGCAATCGGTGGTCCTGTGAAGATTGCGCAGGTATCTGCACAATCTGCTGAGGGCGGTATTTTTACTTTCATTAGTTTCCTTGCATTGCTCTCGATGTCGCTCGCGGTAATTAACATACTTCCCTTCCCTGCTCTTGACGGCGGACATTTCGTGATGCTTGCTTATGAGGGAATCGTGAGACGTCCCGTGCCTTACAAAGTTCAGATTGTTTTACAAAACGTCGGCTTCGCGTTATTGCTTGTGCTGATGTTGTTTGTGATATATAATGATATAATATCGCTGTAA